A section of the Triplophysa dalaica isolate WHDGS20190420 chromosome 8, ASM1584641v1, whole genome shotgun sequence genome encodes:
- the cxcr2 gene encoding C-X-C chemokine receptor type 1 produces MEVSTMDYIYDGMEPPCADSAEYLNRTVFMVIYIIVFFLSLLGNTVVILVVYFMENNRASTDVYLMHLAVADLLFSLTLPFWAVYLHHNHWMFGTFMCKLVSGVQEATFYSCVFLLACISIDRYLAIVKATQFLSRQRHLVGVVCTLVWLCAVLLSLPIIVHREAFGSVTSDDAYECHENLTETMDDWRLGLRILRHTAGFFLPLVVMVFCYSFTMYTLCHTRNNQRQKAMRVIFCVVLVFVICWLPRNITELIDSLIRADWIKDSCMLRYRVDLVMYITEVLAFSHCAINPILYAFIGKKFRNHLLMALFRKGLLGRENLSRYRIGSGFSSVSSRQMSFTDK; encoded by the coding sequence ATGGAAGTTTCTACGATGGATTACATATACGATGGAATGGAGCCACCGTGTGCTGACAGCGCAGAGTATCTCAACCGCACAGTTTTTATGGTTATCTACATCATAGTCTTCTTCCTCAGCTTGCTGGGGAACACGGTGGTGATACTTGTGGTGTATTTCATGGAAAACAACAGGGCGTCCACCGACGTTTACCTCATGCACCTGGCTGTTGCTGATCTGCTCTTTTCTTTGACTCTCCCGTTCTGGGCTGTTTACCTTCACCACAATCATTGGATGTTTGGCACCTTTATGTGCAAACTGGTATCGGGCGTGCAGGAAGCCACTTTTTACTCCTGCGTCTTCCTCCTGGCGTGCATCAGTATCGATCGCTACCTGGCCATCGTTAAAGCCACCCAATTCCTCTCCAGACAGCGCCACCTGGTAGGGGTGGTGTGCACGTTGGTGTGGCTGTGTGCGGTTCTCCTATCCCTGCCCATTATTGTGCACCGTGAGGCCTTTGGGTCCGTGACGTCGGATGACGCTTACGAATGTCATGAGAATCTGACCGAGACCATGGACGACTGGAGGTTGGGCCTGAGGATTCTTCGCCACACGGCTGGATTCTTCCTTCCCttggttgtgatggttttctgtTACAGCTTTACCATGTACACGCTGTGTCACACACGAAACAACCAAAGGCAGAAGGCCATGCGGGTCATCTTCTGCGTCGTCCTGGTATTTGTCATCTGTTGGTTGCCCAGAAACATTACAGAGCTCATTGATAGCCTGATACGTGCCGATTGGATCAAGGACAGCTGCATGCTGAGATACCGAGTGGATTTGGTGATGTACATCACAGAGGTTTTGGCTTTCAGCCACTGTGCCATCAATCCCATTCTGTACGCGTTTATTGGGAAGAAATTCCGCAACCATCTCCTGATGGCGCTCTTTAGGAAAGGCCTGCTGGGGAGAGAAAATCTTTCCAGATATAGAATTGGATCAGGCTTTAGTTCTGTGAGCTCAAGGCAAATGTCATTTACAGACAAGTAA
- the LOC130427983 gene encoding C-X-C chemokine receptor type 2 isoform X1: MTDPNTSYQNMDFSDFYNEEFNYSYLQNITDFDLDESTLICSPITFADAVNISFCVIYVLILLLAVPGNLIVGWVIGSNKQALSSSDVYLFNLMLADTLLALVLPFSAVSLLHGWVFGDVMCKLVCMVKEINFYTSILFLVCISVDRYMVIVRSMESQKAQRRLCSGVACGMVWVLGGLLSLPSLYNEKFYSNMSKQTVCAEHFDANNADEWRMATRILRHLLGFLLPLAIMLICYSVTVARLLRTRGFQKQRAMKVIVTVVVAFLLCWTPFHVTTIVDMLLRAKVLQFSCSMRTSVDVAMFATQNLGLVHCCVNPVLYAFVGEKFRRRFMQLLQRRGVLDRLSRSSRSSSVPHSSEIPSSVL, translated from the exons ATGACTG atcCAAACACCTCCTATCAAAATATGGACTTCAGTGACTTCTACAATGAAGAATTCAACTACAGTTATCTCCAAAACATCACCGACTTTGATTTGGATGAGAGCACGCTTATTTGTTCACCGATCACTTTCGCAGATGCGGTCAACATCTCATTCTGTGTCATCTACGTGCTCATCCTTCTGCTGGCTGTACCTGGGAATCTGATCGTGGGCTGGGTGATCGGCTCAAACAAACAAGCCCTTTCCTCTTCGGATGTCTATTTGTTCAACCTGATGCTTGCCGACACATTGCTGGCTCTGGTCTTGCCCTTTTCTGCGGTGTCTTTACTGCACGGCTGGGTGTTTGGAGATGTCATGTGTAAACTGGTTTGCATGGTGAAGGAAATCAACTTTTACACAAGCATTCTGTTTTTGGTGTGCATCAGCGTGGATCGCTACATGGTCATCGTGCGCTCTATGGAATCCCAGAAGGCTCAGCGGCGGCTGTGCAGCGGCGTCGCGTGCGGAATGGTCTGGGTTTTGGGGGGCTTGCTCTCCTTGCCGTCACTTTACAACGAGAAGTTTTATTCCAATATGAGCAAACAGACCGTATGTGCTGAACACTTTGACGCGAACAATGCCGACGAGTGGCGAATGGCCACTCGTATCCTGAGGCACCTGCTCGGCTTTCTGCTTCCTCTGGCGATCATGCTGATCTGCTACAGTGTGACGGTGGCCCGCCTCTTGCGTACGCGGGGTTTCCAGAAGCAGAGAGCCATGAAGGTGATAGTGACTGTGGTTGTGGCGTTCCTTTTGTGCTGGACCCCGTTTCACGTTACCACGATAGTCGACATGCTGTTGAGGGCCAAAGTTCTTCAGTTCAGCTGTTCTATGCGGACCTCTGTGGACGTCGCTATGTTTGCCACGCAAAACCTAGGCCTCGTGCACTGCTGCGTGAACCCGGTGCTGTACGCTTTTGTGGGTGAGAAGTTTAGAAGGAGATTTATGCAATTACTCCAAAGGAGAGGAGTGCTGGATCGCTTATCAAGATCCAGCAGGTCCTCTTCTGTGCCACATTCATCGGAAATCCCCTCGAGTGTCCTTTGA
- the LOC130427983 gene encoding C-X-C chemokine receptor type 2 isoform X2, with product MDFSDFYNEEFNYSYLQNITDFDLDESTLICSPITFADAVNISFCVIYVLILLLAVPGNLIVGWVIGSNKQALSSSDVYLFNLMLADTLLALVLPFSAVSLLHGWVFGDVMCKLVCMVKEINFYTSILFLVCISVDRYMVIVRSMESQKAQRRLCSGVACGMVWVLGGLLSLPSLYNEKFYSNMSKQTVCAEHFDANNADEWRMATRILRHLLGFLLPLAIMLICYSVTVARLLRTRGFQKQRAMKVIVTVVVAFLLCWTPFHVTTIVDMLLRAKVLQFSCSMRTSVDVAMFATQNLGLVHCCVNPVLYAFVGEKFRRRFMQLLQRRGVLDRLSRSSRSSSVPHSSEIPSSVL from the coding sequence ATGGACTTCAGTGACTTCTACAATGAAGAATTCAACTACAGTTATCTCCAAAACATCACCGACTTTGATTTGGATGAGAGCACGCTTATTTGTTCACCGATCACTTTCGCAGATGCGGTCAACATCTCATTCTGTGTCATCTACGTGCTCATCCTTCTGCTGGCTGTACCTGGGAATCTGATCGTGGGCTGGGTGATCGGCTCAAACAAACAAGCCCTTTCCTCTTCGGATGTCTATTTGTTCAACCTGATGCTTGCCGACACATTGCTGGCTCTGGTCTTGCCCTTTTCTGCGGTGTCTTTACTGCACGGCTGGGTGTTTGGAGATGTCATGTGTAAACTGGTTTGCATGGTGAAGGAAATCAACTTTTACACAAGCATTCTGTTTTTGGTGTGCATCAGCGTGGATCGCTACATGGTCATCGTGCGCTCTATGGAATCCCAGAAGGCTCAGCGGCGGCTGTGCAGCGGCGTCGCGTGCGGAATGGTCTGGGTTTTGGGGGGCTTGCTCTCCTTGCCGTCACTTTACAACGAGAAGTTTTATTCCAATATGAGCAAACAGACCGTATGTGCTGAACACTTTGACGCGAACAATGCCGACGAGTGGCGAATGGCCACTCGTATCCTGAGGCACCTGCTCGGCTTTCTGCTTCCTCTGGCGATCATGCTGATCTGCTACAGTGTGACGGTGGCCCGCCTCTTGCGTACGCGGGGTTTCCAGAAGCAGAGAGCCATGAAGGTGATAGTGACTGTGGTTGTGGCGTTCCTTTTGTGCTGGACCCCGTTTCACGTTACCACGATAGTCGACATGCTGTTGAGGGCCAAAGTTCTTCAGTTCAGCTGTTCTATGCGGACCTCTGTGGACGTCGCTATGTTTGCCACGCAAAACCTAGGCCTCGTGCACTGCTGCGTGAACCCGGTGCTGTACGCTTTTGTGGGTGAGAAGTTTAGAAGGAGATTTATGCAATTACTCCAAAGGAGAGGAGTGCTGGATCGCTTATCAAGATCCAGCAGGTCCTCTTCTGTGCCACATTCATCGGAAATCCCCTCGAGTGTCCTTTGA